A genomic window from Pelagicoccus albus includes:
- a CDS encoding sulfotransferase family protein: protein MAETTQRTIAVELSTMRSGSTLLKALMSAAPDISSLPEINFSKFRSINAESQIHALCDERIIVLKRPAWFNDAGSYPKLPKVENSKQLILTRDVHTNVASLRKMVFRKFESSMPKGFVDRWLAKNYWSRAYDSLLRRFPNDLQKNFWVRYEDLVSDPITWTEQIFSFLGSERTEGVDSYPPPKDYEWKWGTDDGGDKIKSLKVQANPVPQKSLDILERVKDIPRVAVTRQRLGYTLFPTSEN, encoded by the coding sequence ATGGCCGAAACCACCCAGAGAACCATCGCTGTCGAACTGAGCACCATGCGCTCCGGCTCCACCCTGCTCAAGGCGCTCATGTCTGCCGCTCCGGACATCTCAAGCCTGCCGGAAATCAACTTCAGCAAGTTTCGCTCGATCAACGCCGAGAGCCAAATCCACGCCCTTTGCGACGAGAGAATCATCGTTCTCAAGCGGCCGGCTTGGTTCAACGACGCCGGTAGCTACCCGAAATTACCCAAAGTCGAAAATTCCAAGCAGCTCATCCTGACGCGCGACGTCCACACCAACGTCGCCTCCCTGCGCAAGATGGTTTTCCGCAAATTCGAGTCCTCCATGCCCAAGGGCTTCGTGGACCGGTGGTTGGCTAAAAACTATTGGTCCCGAGCCTACGACAGTTTGCTGCGACGCTTTCCGAACGACCTGCAAAAGAACTTCTGGGTACGCTACGAAGATCTTGTTTCCGATCCCATCACCTGGACCGAGCAGATATTTTCCTTTCTCGGGTCCGAGCGAACGGAAGGCGTCGATTCCTACCCGCCCCCCAAAGATTACGAGTGGAAATGGGGAACGGACGACGGAGGCGATAAGATCAAATCCCTCAAGGTTCAAGCCAACCCAGTTCCGCAAAAGTCTCTCGATATCTTGGAACGCGTAAAGGATATCCCCCGCGTGGCGGTCACCCGCCAGAGACTCGGCTACACACTTTTCCCGACCTCCGAAAACTAA
- a CDS encoding Coenzyme F420 hydrogenase/dehydrogenase, beta subunit C-terminal domain, whose product MENIDNVDTSTPIGSYRKAWVGYSLDEEIRKRAASGGIVTATLCHLLETGRIQGALVCSSGFEEGEFNFRLSIAQTREDLFEAQSSKYFDIPVLRGLNLLKEFEGKVAVVGLPSQINSLSRRMSKNEELRSKVGFRIALFCGHNSKKELIERVWEKKGINPKDIDRFRYRQGHWRGQMELTMKDGQIQRFPFQDFSHYQNLHILSLDRCLNCHDHMGYYSDLSTGDVWLHEMREDPVKHSVFLARSPLAEEIVEEMRARDLLKAEPVDRRFVYRSQKRSINYHYNLSARAKVGKRLGVKIKDRTGEKPKIRDLIAAYIVLTNHKISKNPRLLRWFMKIPKPIVAAYLYLFKGLVNYERKDY is encoded by the coding sequence ATGGAGAATATTGATAATGTGGACACAAGCACGCCGATAGGAAGCTATCGCAAGGCGTGGGTTGGTTATAGCTTGGATGAAGAAATTCGTAAGCGCGCTGCATCCGGAGGGATCGTTACCGCGACCCTTTGTCACCTATTGGAAACCGGTCGCATACAGGGTGCTTTGGTTTGCTCCTCTGGATTCGAGGAAGGAGAATTCAATTTTCGTTTGAGTATCGCCCAGACTCGAGAGGACCTTTTTGAGGCTCAATCGAGTAAGTACTTTGATATACCCGTTCTCAGGGGGTTGAATCTACTGAAAGAATTTGAAGGTAAGGTGGCTGTAGTTGGTTTACCATCACAGATCAATTCCTTGTCCCGAAGGATGTCGAAAAATGAGGAACTGCGTTCCAAGGTCGGGTTTCGGATAGCATTGTTCTGTGGGCACAATTCAAAAAAAGAGCTGATTGAGCGGGTCTGGGAAAAAAAGGGAATCAACCCTAAAGACATTGACAGGTTTCGTTATCGGCAGGGCCATTGGCGAGGGCAGATGGAATTGACTATGAAAGATGGTCAAATTCAGCGTTTTCCTTTCCAAGATTTCAGCCACTACCAAAATTTACACATTCTCTCCTTGGATCGCTGCTTAAATTGTCACGACCACATGGGCTACTATAGCGATCTTTCAACTGGAGATGTTTGGCTGCACGAAATGAGGGAAGACCCTGTGAAGCACTCTGTATTCCTTGCTCGTTCACCTCTAGCGGAAGAAATTGTAGAAGAAATGAGGGCCAGAGATCTTCTAAAGGCAGAGCCTGTGGATCGTCGTTTTGTCTATAGGAGTCAGAAGAGATCAATCAATTACCACTACAACTTGTCGGCTCGGGCAAAGGTCGGAAAACGGCTCGGCGTTAAGATAAAGGATAGAACCGGAGAGAAACCGAAAATTCGCGATTTGATTGCAGCTTACATCGTTCTGACAAATCACAAAATCTCTAAGAACCCGCGTCTATTGAGGTGGTTTATGAAAATACCTAAGCCTATCGTCGCAGCGTATCTTTATTTGTTCAAAGGATTGGTAAATTACGAACGCAAGGATTATTGA
- a CDS encoding GtrA family protein → MSNIWTGRLKRILPQLVRFACVTTLVLGVKLGIVWSLGPVLNPYVAYFITHLAIFIVSYVLHSKVTFNSALGWKKAGVYLKAVIGIKILDYLIFSVALVYFEINSLVAVLAATALITILRFMFARKALSA, encoded by the coding sequence GTGAGCAATATCTGGACGGGAAGGCTGAAACGCATTTTACCCCAGCTGGTGCGTTTCGCATGTGTCACTACGTTGGTTCTAGGAGTCAAACTAGGTATTGTGTGGTCATTGGGACCAGTGCTCAATCCGTATGTCGCATATTTTATCACTCATCTCGCTATTTTTATCGTTTCTTACGTCCTGCATTCTAAAGTTACGTTTAATTCGGCTTTAGGCTGGAAAAAAGCAGGGGTCTATCTGAAGGCAGTTATTGGTATCAAGATTCTGGATTACCTAATTTTTTCTGTGGCTTTGGTTTATTTCGAAATAAACTCTTTGGTGGCAGTTCTTGCTGCAACGGCGTTAATTACAATTTTGAGATTCATGTTTGCTCGGAAAGCCTTGAGTGCTTGA
- a CDS encoding glycosyltransferase family 2 protein, protein MKLIIQIPCFNEAETLPGTLADLPRTIPGVDAVEWLVIDDGSADGTADVARNSGVDHVVRLPHNQGLAKAFTTGLEECLKLGADIIVNTDADNQYCGADIAKLVAPVLNGEAEMAIGARPIDGIEEFSPLKKLLQKFGSRVVRSLSGTDVADAPSGFRAMSRSVATKLNVFSEYTYTLETIIQAGQNGMKIVSVPIRVNGKTRESRLVKSIFSYVKRSVLTMCRIFVVYRPMRFFMTLAALTFGVGFIAVLRFLYFYFIGEGSGHVQSVILAVFMMGTGLLLAVVALLADLISVNRRLMERLQWKLTELERGMKTSDLD, encoded by the coding sequence ATGAAGTTGATCATTCAGATTCCCTGTTTCAACGAAGCTGAAACGCTTCCTGGCACTTTAGCCGATTTACCACGGACCATCCCAGGGGTGGATGCGGTGGAGTGGCTTGTGATTGACGACGGCAGTGCAGATGGCACCGCGGATGTTGCTCGCAATTCAGGAGTAGATCACGTGGTCCGATTACCACACAATCAAGGTTTGGCGAAAGCATTCACTACTGGATTAGAAGAATGCCTGAAGCTAGGTGCGGACATCATAGTGAATACGGATGCTGACAATCAGTATTGCGGAGCCGATATCGCAAAACTCGTAGCTCCAGTTTTGAACGGAGAGGCGGAGATGGCTATCGGGGCCCGGCCTATCGATGGAATCGAGGAGTTCTCCCCATTGAAGAAGCTCCTACAGAAATTTGGAAGCCGAGTTGTGAGGTCTCTCAGTGGTACGGATGTCGCGGATGCTCCCAGCGGTTTTCGTGCAATGAGCCGATCTGTGGCTACCAAACTTAATGTTTTCAGTGAGTATACATACACTTTGGAAACAATCATTCAGGCGGGACAGAATGGAATGAAAATAGTTTCCGTCCCTATTCGAGTTAATGGTAAGACTCGTGAGTCTCGCCTTGTGAAGAGCATTTTTTCGTATGTGAAACGGTCTGTATTAACGATGTGCCGGATTTTTGTGGTGTATCGTCCCATGCGTTTTTTTATGACCCTAGCTGCGTTGACGTTCGGGGTTGGGTTTATAGCGGTTTTGCGTTTTCTCTATTTTTACTTCATCGGGGAAGGCTCCGGCCACGTACAGTCTGTTATATTGGCAGTTTTCATGATGGGGACAGGGCTCTTGCTCGCGGTAGTCGCTTTACTAGCAGATTTAATTTCGGTGAATCGTCGTCTGATGGAGAGGTTGCAATGGAAGCTGACAGAGCTCGAACGCGGAATGAAAACTTCAGATTTGGACTGA
- a CDS encoding polysaccharide pyruvyl transferase family protein: MERNEIDSLHVGIVGGTFTGNRGAQAMLAVCVREMRKRYPGCTIHVLTYYPDADRNEKLDTDVYVHSATPVRLVLNWVPLFLLARLFGVGKNPPKEHGLGFLQLAKLDLVLDVAGVGYIDGREKFLPYNVLTSLPFSLLGVPYFKLSQAIGPIGSLPNRVCANLALARVSRIFARGAMTEKHLKKAFPEGGNIDAAADLAFLLAPSNPVKPIAQRERRVGIVASSLVMSKNDGYISTLAEVCIALLNQGWEVVLIAHSWRGQTTKLRNNDLPALDAIAAYDERLGCLPRIGEGLDASELKSQIGSCRVILTSRFHGMIAALSTATPVVVAGWSHKYREVMEMFGLERFCLPHDKANVESLVGCISELDKDASLVSKSILEKLPEIRSNSESQFDKVCAAVNFERE; encoded by the coding sequence ATGGAGCGGAACGAAATCGACTCCTTACACGTTGGAATTGTAGGCGGTACCTTCACCGGCAATAGAGGTGCCCAAGCGATGTTGGCTGTTTGTGTTCGCGAAATGCGCAAGCGATATCCTGGATGTACTATTCACGTTTTGACTTACTATCCTGATGCTGATCGTAACGAAAAGCTTGATACGGATGTATATGTTCACAGCGCAACGCCAGTGAGGTTAGTACTAAACTGGGTTCCTCTATTCTTGTTGGCTAGACTGTTTGGGGTAGGAAAAAATCCTCCAAAGGAGCATGGTTTGGGCTTTTTGCAGCTGGCTAAGTTGGATCTGGTGCTGGATGTGGCGGGAGTTGGTTACATTGATGGTAGGGAGAAGTTTCTGCCGTACAACGTCTTAACCTCTCTGCCTTTTTCTTTGCTAGGTGTGCCTTATTTCAAGTTATCGCAGGCGATTGGCCCGATTGGGTCCTTGCCCAATAGAGTTTGCGCGAATCTCGCTTTGGCTCGGGTATCTCGGATTTTTGCACGTGGAGCGATGACGGAGAAGCATCTAAAAAAGGCATTCCCTGAAGGAGGGAATATCGATGCCGCCGCCGACTTGGCATTTTTGTTAGCACCGTCCAATCCGGTTAAACCCATCGCCCAGCGTGAACGAAGGGTCGGTATAGTGGCTAGCTCTTTAGTGATGTCTAAGAATGATGGATACATTTCGACTTTGGCAGAAGTCTGTATCGCACTTTTGAACCAAGGCTGGGAAGTTGTCTTGATTGCCCATTCTTGGAGAGGTCAAACGACAAAGCTGAGAAACAATGACTTGCCGGCCTTGGACGCCATAGCTGCCTACGACGAACGATTGGGCTGCTTGCCTAGGATTGGTGAAGGTTTGGATGCTTCGGAGTTGAAGTCGCAAATAGGATCTTGCCGAGTTATACTCACGAGCCGTTTTCACGGTATGATTGCAGCCTTAAGCACTGCGACCCCCGTCGTTGTTGCTGGTTGGAGTCACAAGTATCGCGAGGTTATGGAGATGTTCGGCTTAGAGCGCTTTTGTTTACCGCACGATAAAGCCAATGTGGAGTCTTTAGTTGGCTGTATTTCTGAGTTGGATAAGGATGCATCTTTGGTTTCCAAAAGCATTCTAGAAAAACTTCCCGAAATCAGATCGAATAGCGAGAGCCAGTTCGATAAGGTCTGTGCAGCAGTCAACTTTGAGCGAGAGTGA
- a CDS encoding AZOBR_p60025 family cell surface glycopolymer formation protein produces the protein MKALHYLRSARIQTTFWSICYLLVGLHYLSTIAKNHQPGVGFSRMLMVGEQFYESALPKFKETDPLVMKGSSGYDAQFYVQIALDPSLQDPELPNAIDNLTYRARRILMPAVAWLAGGGETAKIVKIYPLINPICWVISAILLLYWLPPYCIQNFIRWTGMLLGWGWTLSAQRSLTDGPAATLILLAAILIARGLKKGGAFGIAASALTKDMSLFAGLAVFEKCPSARSTWFRFVKLGCICIMPLFLWLLYLSQTLSVPGNNLMGRANFGLPFHGIGAKLISLAQAASQGENFATFNLICFLGIATQIVFILSRQSWDEIWWRIGFGFAVLAAFLGPAVWEGEPGAVPRVLLVLHVAFNLSVPKSWKWLPLLLLANVSALDFNHQLQPPYLSDQSVRFLEQTELIQYQSEDLKDQLQVTFEEGWLRTEHHGGQTAKWTIGAAEVKFFNITESELTLTIDLELGARERRICLINLNGKTIQALQQPTSRTVFDLGRIQLPPGENILVLDPQIEDHEAPRRIGACLYGVRLKKTD, from the coding sequence ATGAAAGCGCTCCACTATCTTCGGTCGGCTCGGATCCAGACCACCTTCTGGAGTATCTGCTACCTGCTCGTCGGACTGCACTACCTCTCGACCATCGCCAAAAACCACCAACCCGGCGTAGGTTTTTCCAGAATGCTGATGGTCGGCGAACAATTCTACGAAAGCGCTTTGCCGAAATTCAAGGAAACGGATCCGCTAGTCATGAAGGGTAGCTCCGGATACGACGCTCAATTTTACGTCCAAATAGCCCTCGATCCAAGCCTGCAAGATCCAGAGCTTCCAAACGCCATCGACAATCTCACCTATCGCGCTCGCCGAATCCTTATGCCCGCTGTCGCGTGGCTAGCCGGCGGTGGAGAGACCGCCAAGATCGTTAAGATCTACCCACTTATCAATCCCATCTGCTGGGTCATTTCAGCAATTTTGCTTCTCTACTGGCTACCGCCCTACTGTATCCAAAATTTCATTCGCTGGACAGGAATGCTCCTCGGTTGGGGTTGGACGCTCAGTGCACAACGTTCGCTAACGGACGGTCCCGCAGCCACTCTAATTTTGCTGGCGGCCATTCTGATCGCCCGGGGCTTGAAAAAGGGAGGAGCCTTCGGCATCGCAGCATCCGCACTGACCAAAGATATGAGCCTATTTGCAGGTCTAGCTGTATTCGAAAAATGCCCCTCTGCACGATCAACTTGGTTTCGATTCGTCAAGCTCGGATGCATCTGCATTATGCCTCTTTTTCTGTGGTTACTCTACCTTTCTCAAACCCTCTCGGTCCCTGGCAACAACCTCATGGGGCGAGCAAACTTTGGCCTGCCTTTTCACGGCATTGGAGCAAAGCTAATCTCCCTAGCCCAAGCTGCGTCACAGGGAGAAAATTTCGCCACTTTTAACCTGATTTGCTTCTTGGGAATTGCCACTCAAATCGTATTCATCCTTTCGAGACAAAGCTGGGACGAAATCTGGTGGCGAATCGGGTTCGGATTCGCGGTGCTCGCCGCCTTTCTGGGTCCCGCGGTTTGGGAAGGTGAACCGGGGGCTGTCCCGAGGGTGCTTCTAGTCCTCCACGTCGCCTTTAATCTCTCCGTACCTAAAAGCTGGAAATGGCTACCGCTTCTGCTGCTTGCCAACGTAAGCGCCCTCGACTTCAACCATCAATTACAGCCCCCTTATCTCTCAGATCAATCTGTAAGGTTCCTCGAACAAACAGAACTAATTCAATACCAGTCCGAGGACCTCAAAGACCAGCTACAGGTGACATTCGAAGAAGGTTGGCTCAGAACCGAACACCACGGCGGACAAACCGCAAAATGGACAATCGGTGCGGCTGAAGTCAAATTCTTCAATATAACTGAATCAGAACTGACTTTAACAATCGATCTCGAACTTGGGGCACGAGAAAGAAGGATCTGTTTGATCAACCTCAACGGCAAAACAATTCAAGCCCTGCAGCAACCAACTAGCCGTACAGTTTTTGATTTGGGCCGGATACAGCTGCCCCCTGGAGAAAACATTTTAGTCCTTGATCCTCAGATTGAAGACCATGAAGCACCTAGGCGAATTGGAGCCTGCCTGTATGGAGTTAGGCTAAAGAAGACGGATTGA